One part of the Quercus lobata isolate SW786 chromosome 7, ValleyOak3.0 Primary Assembly, whole genome shotgun sequence genome encodes these proteins:
- the LOC115954291 gene encoding protein SOMBRERO-like isoform X1, protein MKLKQRKSGGRNQRIVKKSESFPESFCLNLLRYSRRRVSPNRDFQFVFLFGKIIDLKAMKVYFPPYSSLMLPCVKFCPNEDELIYYYLHPKVIDEPLSLGGVEVVHVPEFDVFRVKEPDKIWDMIWGEDSAPDRVYFFTTASAAQSLLETCWRYEASEVIYDENTGYPIAIKRQFYYENHDSPQDGYWIMNEYSLDVEGSMLLLPSSSYVACELCKNNLDEIDQNETTAFFDEYEYKTTTYFDEFRNEITISFDEDQNETTTYFNEYQNEATASFDEDKNETNSKKKKLPVQLQQCHPRKKQNCN, encoded by the exons ATGAAactgaaacaaagaaagagtGGCGGGCGAAATCAAAGAATTGTGAAGAAGAGTGAGAGTTTCCCTGAAAGTTTTTGTCTCAATCTGCTTCGGTATTCACGTAGAAGAGTGAGT CCAAATCGTGATTTTCAATTCGTTTTCTTGTTTGGCAAGATCATTGATTTAAAAGCGATGAAGGTGTATTTCCCTCCTTATTCTTCATTAATGCTGCCCTGTGTTAAGTTTTGCCCAAACGAGGATGAGCTGATCTACTACTATCTTCACCCGAAGGTTATTGACGAGCCATTGTCTTTAGGAGGTGTTGAAGTTGTACATGTACCGGAATTTGATGTGTTTAGGGTGAAAGAACCTGACAAAATTTGGGATATGATTTGGGGTGAGGATTCAGCACCGGACCGTGTATATTTCTTCACTACTGCATCGGCTGCACAGTCATTGTTGGAAACATGTTGGAGATATGAAGCCTCTGAGGTGATCTATGATGAAAATACTGGCTACCCTATTGCCATCAAGCGGCAGTTCTATTACGAGAACCATGATTCGCCTCAAGATGGTTACTGGATCATGAACGAGTACAGCCTTGACGTTGAGGGTTCTATGCTTCTGTTACCTTCCTCCTCCTATGTAGCCTGTGAACTGTGTAAGAATAATCTAGATGAGATTGACCAAAACGAGACTACTGCCTTTTTTGATGAGTACGAATACAAGACTACCACTTATTTTGATGAGTTCCGAAATGAGATTACTATTTCATTTGATGAGGACCAAAACGAGACTACTACCTATTTTAACGAGTACCAAAATGAGGCTACTGCTTCATTTGATGAGGACAAAAACGAGACTAATtctaagaagaagaagttgcCAGTACAGCTGCAACAATGTCACCCAAGAAAGAAGCAGAATTGTAATTGA
- the LOC115954291 gene encoding protein SOMBRERO-like isoform X2 → MKVYFPPYSSLMLPCVKFCPNEDELIYYYLHPKVIDEPLSLGGVEVVHVPEFDVFRVKEPDKIWDMIWGEDSAPDRVYFFTTASAAQSLLETCWRYEASEVIYDENTGYPIAIKRQFYYENHDSPQDGYWIMNEYSLDVEGSMLLLPSSSYVACELCKNNLDEIDQNETTAFFDEYEYKTTTYFDEFRNEITISFDEDQNETTTYFNEYQNEATASFDEDKNETNSKKKKLPVQLQQCHPRKKQNCN, encoded by the coding sequence ATGAAGGTGTATTTCCCTCCTTATTCTTCATTAATGCTGCCCTGTGTTAAGTTTTGCCCAAACGAGGATGAGCTGATCTACTACTATCTTCACCCGAAGGTTATTGACGAGCCATTGTCTTTAGGAGGTGTTGAAGTTGTACATGTACCGGAATTTGATGTGTTTAGGGTGAAAGAACCTGACAAAATTTGGGATATGATTTGGGGTGAGGATTCAGCACCGGACCGTGTATATTTCTTCACTACTGCATCGGCTGCACAGTCATTGTTGGAAACATGTTGGAGATATGAAGCCTCTGAGGTGATCTATGATGAAAATACTGGCTACCCTATTGCCATCAAGCGGCAGTTCTATTACGAGAACCATGATTCGCCTCAAGATGGTTACTGGATCATGAACGAGTACAGCCTTGACGTTGAGGGTTCTATGCTTCTGTTACCTTCCTCCTCCTATGTAGCCTGTGAACTGTGTAAGAATAATCTAGATGAGATTGACCAAAACGAGACTACTGCCTTTTTTGATGAGTACGAATACAAGACTACCACTTATTTTGATGAGTTCCGAAATGAGATTACTATTTCATTTGATGAGGACCAAAACGAGACTACTACCTATTTTAACGAGTACCAAAATGAGGCTACTGCTTCATTTGATGAGGACAAAAACGAGACTAATtctaagaagaagaagttgcCAGTACAGCTGCAACAATGTCACCCAAGAAAGAAGCAGAATTGTAATTGA
- the LOC115954292 gene encoding secoisolariciresinol dehydrogenase-like isoform X1, whose amino-acid sequence MLRYGLSKNVSISRALLAQSFYRLLSTQTGSKLEGKVALITGGASGIGKATAAKFINNGAKVVIADIQHQLGQHTAKELGTNATFVACDVTKESDISNAVDFTISKYNQLDIMYNNAGVPCKTPPSIVDLDLAVFDKIMDINVRGVMAGIKHASRVMIPRQTGSILCTASVTGLMGGLAQHTYSVSKSAVIGIVKSVAAELCKYGIRVNCISPFAIPTKFVMDEMSLVFPGVDDRRLVEMVTNAGVLEGTSCEPNDVANAALYLVSDDAKYVSGHNLVLDGGFTSFKHLGFPAPDEVQ is encoded by the exons ATGTTAAGGTATGGCCTAAG CAAAAATGTCTCCATTTCAAGAGCTTTGCTTGCTCAGAGCTTCTACAGGTTACTATCAACCCAGACTGGAAG CAAGCTAGAAGGCAAGGTAGCATTGATAACTGGAGGAGCAAGTGGCATAGGAAAGGCAACTGCAGCAAAATTTATCAACAATGGTGCTAAAGTTGTTATTGCTGATATCCAACATCAACTTGGCCAACACACTGCAAAAGAGCTTGGAACCAATGCTACTTTTGTTGCCTGTGATGTCACTAAAGAGTCTGACATATCCAATGCTGTTGATTTTACCATCTCTAAGTACAACCAACTTGATATCATGTACAACAATGCAGGGGTGCCTTGCAAAACTCCCCCAAGCATTGTGGACCTTGATCTAGCAGTTTTTGATAAAATCATGGACATCAACGTGCGGGGAGTCATGGCTGGGATCAAACATGCATCACGTGTGATGATCCCACGTCAAACTGGATCAATTCTCTGCACAGCTAGTGTTACAGGACTTATGGGTGGGTTAGCACAGCACACATATTCTGTGTCCAAATCTGCTGTTATAGGCATTGTTAAGTCTGTGGCTGCAGAGCTATGCAAGTATGGAATCCGGGTGAATTGTATATCACCATTTGCCATTCCAACTAAGTTTGTAATGGATGAAATGAGTCTGGTTTTTCCTGGTGTAGATGATCGACGGCTTGTGGAAATGGTTACTAATGCTGGTGTTTTGGAGGGAACTAGTTGTGAACCCAATGATGTAGCTAATGCTGCGCTCTATCTTGTTTCTGATGATGCCAAGTATGTTAGTGGGCATAATTTGGTATTAGATGGAGGCTTTACATCTTTTAAGCATTTGGGGTTTCCTGCACCAGATGAAGTGCAGTAA
- the LOC115954292 gene encoding secoisolariciresinol dehydrogenase-like isoform X2, translating to MLSKNVSISRALLAQSFYRLLSTQTGSKLEGKVALITGGASGIGKATAAKFINNGAKVVIADIQHQLGQHTAKELGTNATFVACDVTKESDISNAVDFTISKYNQLDIMYNNAGVPCKTPPSIVDLDLAVFDKIMDINVRGVMAGIKHASRVMIPRQTGSILCTASVTGLMGGLAQHTYSVSKSAVIGIVKSVAAELCKYGIRVNCISPFAIPTKFVMDEMSLVFPGVDDRRLVEMVTNAGVLEGTSCEPNDVANAALYLVSDDAKYVSGHNLVLDGGFTSFKHLGFPAPDEVQ from the exons ATGTTAAG CAAAAATGTCTCCATTTCAAGAGCTTTGCTTGCTCAGAGCTTCTACAGGTTACTATCAACCCAGACTGGAAG CAAGCTAGAAGGCAAGGTAGCATTGATAACTGGAGGAGCAAGTGGCATAGGAAAGGCAACTGCAGCAAAATTTATCAACAATGGTGCTAAAGTTGTTATTGCTGATATCCAACATCAACTTGGCCAACACACTGCAAAAGAGCTTGGAACCAATGCTACTTTTGTTGCCTGTGATGTCACTAAAGAGTCTGACATATCCAATGCTGTTGATTTTACCATCTCTAAGTACAACCAACTTGATATCATGTACAACAATGCAGGGGTGCCTTGCAAAACTCCCCCAAGCATTGTGGACCTTGATCTAGCAGTTTTTGATAAAATCATGGACATCAACGTGCGGGGAGTCATGGCTGGGATCAAACATGCATCACGTGTGATGATCCCACGTCAAACTGGATCAATTCTCTGCACAGCTAGTGTTACAGGACTTATGGGTGGGTTAGCACAGCACACATATTCTGTGTCCAAATCTGCTGTTATAGGCATTGTTAAGTCTGTGGCTGCAGAGCTATGCAAGTATGGAATCCGGGTGAATTGTATATCACCATTTGCCATTCCAACTAAGTTTGTAATGGATGAAATGAGTCTGGTTTTTCCTGGTGTAGATGATCGACGGCTTGTGGAAATGGTTACTAATGCTGGTGTTTTGGAGGGAACTAGTTGTGAACCCAATGATGTAGCTAATGCTGCGCTCTATCTTGTTTCTGATGATGCCAAGTATGTTAGTGGGCATAATTTGGTATTAGATGGAGGCTTTACATCTTTTAAGCATTTGGGGTTTCCTGCACCAGATGAAGTGCAGTAA